Within the Deinococcus carri genome, the region ATGGGCGAGAGCATAGGCGTAGTCGGGCTGGAGAACGGTCCTGAGATAGGTGTCATGCCACATCTGGACACCTGCCTTTCCGTTGGGGCCTGCTCCGCTGGTGTCGTGGCCGCATGTTCACTCCTTTTTGCCCTCGCGTGTCCGCCTCTCCCCTGGACTCCGCCTCACGCCTCGCGGTCGGGTGCCCCCCCGTCCAGTTCCTGCTGCAACTGCCGCAGCAGCCCGACCACACGTTTGCGGCGTGAGGCGTCCAGCCGGTCGAGCTGCCGGACACCCAGCCGCCCGCGCACGTCCGCCGCAAGGGTGCGCCAGGCCTTGCCCTGATGCGTGTCGACCAGTCCGGTCAGTTCCTTGAAGGAGGCCCCGGCGAGGGCCTTTTCCAGCAACTCCGCCCGCAGTTCCTCGTCGGTCTGGCGGTGAATCAGCAGGGCGCTGCGGCCCGCGACCCGGCCCTCGCGGACCGCCGTCAGCAGGTCGTCCGGCAGTTGCAGCAGGGGCAGGTGGTTGGTGGCATACGATTCCCAGGTCAGGGTTCCGAGCTGCTGGAACAGCCGCCGCAGCGCCGCCGTCTCCTCCGGGAACTGCTCCGGCGCATTCCGCAGCGTGTGCAGCCGCCGCCCGATCTCCTGGGCCAGACTGGAGGTCATGACGTGCTCGCCCGCCGCCAGGCCCAGGGCCTCCTGCACCAGCAGCAGCCGGTAGCTGGCCTCGTCCACCGGGTCCAGGTCCTCGCGTTGCAGGTTCTCGACCGCACTCAGCCGCCGCGCCTCCGGGTCATCCAGATTCACGATCAGGCAGGGAAGGGTGCGGGGTGCTTCCCCCTCCAGCGTGCCGACTTCCTCCGGCGTCAGGGCCAGGGCCGCCCCCACGTCGGGGTCGGAGGCCCGCCAGCGGCGCTCCCCGGCGATGATCTCGTAGTGGCCGCCCTGGGTGGGATGGGGCCGGACCACCAGATTCTGCCGCACGCCCTCAGCGCGGACACTCCGGGCCAGGGCCAGCAGCCCCGCGCGGTCGAAGCTGCGGCGCGGCTGCCACGGGGCCGGCACCAGTTGCTCGCGCCGCAGCTGGCGCAGTGTCCCCTGCGCTGCCACCTGATTCAGGCCGCCTCCCAGCAGATCCTCACGCGCCACGTGCGCCTCCCACGGCCTGCAAGAACCGCTCGGCCACGCCCAGCACCTCGGCCCGGCCCTCCCCCTGATCGAGCTGGGACACGGGGACGCCCCGTTCCATCGCGGCCGGATAGAGGCCCGGCCGGTGCTTGATGATGCCCAGGGTGCCGCCGAACTGCTGCTCGATCTCGGCCATGTACCGCCGGGCCAGGACCGTATTCGGGGCCTGCGTAATGATCGGCGGCAGCACCTGCAACCCCGGATTGAGGCGCTGGTAATGCCCCTTCTCGACCCGCGAACGAATGAACGTGCCGGCGCGCAGACCCTTGCGGTTGGGCGGAATGGGCAGCAGGACCCGGTCCGCCGCGAGCAGGGCCAGCGTCGCCATATCGCCCAGGGTCGGGTTGGTGTCGATCAGGACAAAGTCGTACTGCCCACCGGCCCGCACCTCGTCGAGGGCATAGCGCAGCCCCACGACCATGCTGACGTCCGCCTTGAGTTCCTTTTCCAGGTTGTAGAGGGTGATGCTGCTGGGAATCAGGTCGAAGCCGAAGGTGGGCT harbors:
- a CDS encoding ParA family protein is translated as MTLITTIHSYAGGVGKSATARDLSAALSLLGQRVLLIDADHQADLSVSLGVDIDEQFENADDSFAWTIGPAVLGTGSLPPPQPTFGFDLIPSSITLYNLEKELKADVSMVVGLRYALDEVRAGGQYDFVLIDTNPTLGDMATLALLAADRVLLPIPPNRKGLRAGTFIRSRVEKGHYQRLNPGLQVLPPIITQAPNTVLARRYMAEIEQQFGGTLGIIKHRPGLYPAAMERGVPVSQLDQGEGRAEVLGVAERFLQAVGGARGA
- a CDS encoding ParB/RepB/Spo0J family partition protein is translated as MAREDLLGGGLNQVAAQGTLRQLRREQLVPAPWQPRRSFDRAGLLALARSVRAEGVRQNLVVRPHPTQGGHYEIIAGERRWRASDPDVGAALALTPEEVGTLEGEAPRTLPCLIVNLDDPEARRLSAVENLQREDLDPVDEASYRLLLVQEALGLAAGEHVMTSSLAQEIGRRLHTLRNAPEQFPEETAALRRLFQQLGTLTWESYATNHLPLLQLPDDLLTAVREGRVAGRSALLIHRQTDEELRAELLEKALAGASFKELTGLVDTHQGKAWRTLAADVRGRLGVRQLDRLDASRRKRVVGLLRQLQQELDGGAPDREA